One window of the Trifolium pratense cultivar HEN17-A07 linkage group LG2, ARS_RC_1.1, whole genome shotgun sequence genome contains the following:
- the LOC123903737 gene encoding uncharacterized protein LOC123903737 isoform X1 produces MTYVFLFSQIFFICNVFFSLFSPPLSRTSLFSHHHFHLSSLPHLLLHHRIHHNLHHHLQIDLRIRTSSPLPVMPPSSESRYSSSQIYKPSNYKEIDEDLELRYPHKGMFKELLKKQGSQNYGLIVIQFYQKTWVCFDYQKMEYSVSEINYQRLLFMNLKKKKMVDGGKVQFWGCLCFARMDPTLFCQELVTMCQANGLIFNRDPVVPLSQSNPTHIERELENFNKKCKAILESKQQMLQLLIIIMPDFKVVRTYDKIKRVCETELGIVSQYCQPRQAQKLNKQYLENLALKINVKVGGRNTLLNDAFERRIPLVIANWSM; encoded by the exons ATGACATATGTATTTCTCTtttcccaaatttttttcatttgtaatgtttttttctctctcttctctccccCTCTCTCTCGTACCTCTCTCTTTTCTCACCATCACTTTCATCTCTCCTCCCTGCCTCatctcctcctccaccaccgCATCCACCACAACCTCCACCACCACCTACAAATCGATCTCCGAATCAGAACGTCCTCTCCGCTTCCGGTGATGCCGCCGTCATCAGAATCACGTTATTCTTCCTCTCAG ATTTACAAACCCAGCAACTACAAAGAGATCGATGAAGATTTGGAATTAAG GTATCCTCATAAAGGAATGTTTAAAGAGCTTCTCAAAAAGCAAG GTTCACAAAATTACGGTTTGATTGT AATTCAATTTTATCAGAAAACTTGGGTTTGTTTTGATTATCAGAAAATGGAATATAGTGTTTCAGAAATCAATTATCAGAGATTGTTGTTCatgaatttgaagaaaaag AAAATGGTTGATGGTGGCAAGGTTCAATTTTGGGGTTGCCTTTGCTTTGCAAGAATGGACCCAACTCTGTTTTGCCAAGAGTTGGTTACTATGTGTCAAGCCAATGGACTG ATTTTCAACCGAGATCCTGTGGTACCTCTTTCCCAAAGCAATCCTACTCATATTGAGAGAGAGCTTGAGAATTTTAACAAGAAGTGCAAGGCAATACTTGAAAGCAAACAGCAGATGCTTCAATTGCTGATAATAATTATGCCTGATTTCAAGGTTGTGAGGACTTATG ATAAAATAAAGCGTGTCTGTGAAACTGAACTGGGAATTGTTTCTCAATATTGTCAGCCAAGGCAAGCGCAAAAGTTGAATAAGCAGTATCTTGAAAATCTGGCTTTGAAGATTAATGTCAAG GTTGGTGGTCGTAACACTCTGCTGAATGATGCATTTGAGAGAAGAATTCCACTTGTAATTGCTAATTGGTCAATGTGA
- the LOC123903737 gene encoding protein argonaute 5-like isoform X2 — MTYVFLFSQIFFICNVFFSLFSPPLSRTSLFSHHHFHLSSLPHLLLHHRIHHNLHHHLQIDLRIRTSSPLPVMPPSSESRYSSSQIYKPSNYKEIDEDLELRYPHKGMFKELLKKQGSQNYGLIVVSEINYQRLLFMNLKKKKMVDGGKVQFWGCLCFARMDPTLFCQELVTMCQANGLIFNRDPVVPLSQSNPTHIERELENFNKKCKAILESKQQMLQLLIIIMPDFKVVRTYDKIKRVCETELGIVSQYCQPRQAQKLNKQYLENLALKINVKVGGRNTLLNDAFERRIPLVIANWSM, encoded by the exons ATGACATATGTATTTCTCTtttcccaaatttttttcatttgtaatgtttttttctctctcttctctccccCTCTCTCTCGTACCTCTCTCTTTTCTCACCATCACTTTCATCTCTCCTCCCTGCCTCatctcctcctccaccaccgCATCCACCACAACCTCCACCACCACCTACAAATCGATCTCCGAATCAGAACGTCCTCTCCGCTTCCGGTGATGCCGCCGTCATCAGAATCACGTTATTCTTCCTCTCAG ATTTACAAACCCAGCAACTACAAAGAGATCGATGAAGATTTGGAATTAAG GTATCCTCATAAAGGAATGTTTAAAGAGCTTCTCAAAAAGCAAG GTTCACAAAATTACGGTTTGATTGT TGTTTCAGAAATCAATTATCAGAGATTGTTGTTCatgaatttgaagaaaaag AAAATGGTTGATGGTGGCAAGGTTCAATTTTGGGGTTGCCTTTGCTTTGCAAGAATGGACCCAACTCTGTTTTGCCAAGAGTTGGTTACTATGTGTCAAGCCAATGGACTG ATTTTCAACCGAGATCCTGTGGTACCTCTTTCCCAAAGCAATCCTACTCATATTGAGAGAGAGCTTGAGAATTTTAACAAGAAGTGCAAGGCAATACTTGAAAGCAAACAGCAGATGCTTCAATTGCTGATAATAATTATGCCTGATTTCAAGGTTGTGAGGACTTATG ATAAAATAAAGCGTGTCTGTGAAACTGAACTGGGAATTGTTTCTCAATATTGTCAGCCAAGGCAAGCGCAAAAGTTGAATAAGCAGTATCTTGAAAATCTGGCTTTGAAGATTAATGTCAAG GTTGGTGGTCGTAACACTCTGCTGAATGATGCATTTGAGAGAAGAATTCCACTTGTAATTGCTAATTGGTCAATGTGA
- the LOC123903737 gene encoding uncharacterized protein LOC123903737 isoform X4: MTYVFLFSQIFFICNVFFSLFSPPLSRTSLFSHHHFHLSSLPHLLLHHRIHHNLHHHLQIDLRIRTSSPLPVMPPSSESRYSSSQIYKPSNYKEIDEDLELRYPHKGMFKELLKKQGSQNYGLIVIQFYQKTWVCFDYQKMEYSVSEINYQRLLFMNLKKKKMVDGGKVQFWGCLCFARMDPTLFCQELVTMCQANGLIFNRDPVVPLSQSNPTHIERELENFNKKCKAILESKQQMLQLLIIIMPDFKIK, translated from the exons ATGACATATGTATTTCTCTtttcccaaatttttttcatttgtaatgtttttttctctctcttctctccccCTCTCTCTCGTACCTCTCTCTTTTCTCACCATCACTTTCATCTCTCCTCCCTGCCTCatctcctcctccaccaccgCATCCACCACAACCTCCACCACCACCTACAAATCGATCTCCGAATCAGAACGTCCTCTCCGCTTCCGGTGATGCCGCCGTCATCAGAATCACGTTATTCTTCCTCTCAG ATTTACAAACCCAGCAACTACAAAGAGATCGATGAAGATTTGGAATTAAG GTATCCTCATAAAGGAATGTTTAAAGAGCTTCTCAAAAAGCAAG GTTCACAAAATTACGGTTTGATTGT AATTCAATTTTATCAGAAAACTTGGGTTTGTTTTGATTATCAGAAAATGGAATATAGTGTTTCAGAAATCAATTATCAGAGATTGTTGTTCatgaatttgaagaaaaag AAAATGGTTGATGGTGGCAAGGTTCAATTTTGGGGTTGCCTTTGCTTTGCAAGAATGGACCCAACTCTGTTTTGCCAAGAGTTGGTTACTATGTGTCAAGCCAATGGACTG ATTTTCAACCGAGATCCTGTGGTACCTCTTTCCCAAAGCAATCCTACTCATATTGAGAGAGAGCTTGAGAATTTTAACAAGAAGTGCAAGGCAATACTTGAAAGCAAACAGCAGATGCTTCAATTGCTGATAATAATTATGCCTGATTTCAAG ATAAAATAA
- the LOC123903737 gene encoding protein argonaute 5-like isoform X3, with the protein MPPSSESRYSSSQIYKPSNYKEIDEDLELRYPHKGMFKELLKKQGSQNYGLIVVSEINYQRLLFMNLKKKKMVDGGKVQFWGCLCFARMDPTLFCQELVTMCQANGLIFNRDPVVPLSQSNPTHIERELENFNKKCKAILESKQQMLQLLIIIMPDFKVVRTYDKIKRVCETELGIVSQYCQPRQAQKLNKQYLENLALKINVKVGGRNTLLNDAFERRIPLVIANWSM; encoded by the exons ATGCCGCCGTCATCAGAATCACGTTATTCTTCCTCTCAG ATTTACAAACCCAGCAACTACAAAGAGATCGATGAAGATTTGGAATTAAG GTATCCTCATAAAGGAATGTTTAAAGAGCTTCTCAAAAAGCAAG GTTCACAAAATTACGGTTTGATTGT TGTTTCAGAAATCAATTATCAGAGATTGTTGTTCatgaatttgaagaaaaag AAAATGGTTGATGGTGGCAAGGTTCAATTTTGGGGTTGCCTTTGCTTTGCAAGAATGGACCCAACTCTGTTTTGCCAAGAGTTGGTTACTATGTGTCAAGCCAATGGACTG ATTTTCAACCGAGATCCTGTGGTACCTCTTTCCCAAAGCAATCCTACTCATATTGAGAGAGAGCTTGAGAATTTTAACAAGAAGTGCAAGGCAATACTTGAAAGCAAACAGCAGATGCTTCAATTGCTGATAATAATTATGCCTGATTTCAAGGTTGTGAGGACTTATG ATAAAATAAAGCGTGTCTGTGAAACTGAACTGGGAATTGTTTCTCAATATTGTCAGCCAAGGCAAGCGCAAAAGTTGAATAAGCAGTATCTTGAAAATCTGGCTTTGAAGATTAATGTCAAG GTTGGTGGTCGTAACACTCTGCTGAATGATGCATTTGAGAGAAGAATTCCACTTGTAATTGCTAATTGGTCAATGTGA
- the LOC123903738 gene encoding E3 ubiquitin-protein ligase WAVH1-like isoform X2, whose translation MVVGWRKAFCTSIPRDKNTEPKTITEKKKQPHCENSSTNHSPRISSKFGFFSNPSTPRCQSQPSSTGSSTLRCKTSIATTTCSVPKSFSLSNPSSPKSPSSFSFLKATLRLSKNRCGICTQSVKSGQGTAIFTAECSHTFHFPCISTHVTKQPLHVCPVCGTNWKQLPVLAKKTENRDSRNFKVYNDDEPLLSPASLSRFNPIPESENETEDEDENESVVEFQGFNVNPVRSVSSSPAVIRRNLEVSLLPETAVVAANRNYETYVVVLKLKPPAPVPAPVAVSQKVSRRPPVDVVIVLDVGGAMSGQKLRLMKNAMRLVISSMNATDRLSIVAFSGGSKRLLPLKRMTGGGQRSARRIVEALAAIDQSREGVPAKNDALKKSAKVLEDRREKNSVACIVVLSDIVDSRAVSASFQKISLVSSTRLSNLEVPIHAVRFPKDSECNNAPPDELLAKSINSLLTVVAQDVRIQLKIVSRARPVEIAAVYSLAGRPAPLGSGSIRIGDLYAEEERELLLELKVPAVSAGSHHVLTVLSSYRDTVTSEILNPVEQAMLIPRPHTVRSSKIEGLRNLHVTVRAVAESYRLADHSDIAGAHHLLSSARALLLQSSKPVEEEYLRWLEAEQAELQKRRQQQRAQSQNQRPRTTCAEEKLEPLTPTSAWRAAERLAKVAIMRKSMNRVSDLHGFENARF comes from the exons ATGGTTGTTGGGTGGAGAAAAGCATTTTGCACATCAATTCCAAGAGACAAAAATACTGAACCAAAAACAAtaacagagaaaaaaaaacaaccacATTGTGAAAATTCATCAACCAATCATAGTCCTAGAATCAGTTCCAAGTTTGGTTTTTTCTCAAATCCATCAACACCAAGATGTCAATCTCAACCTTCTTCAACCGGTTCATCTACTCTTCGTTGTAAAACCTCAATAGCAACAACAACTTGTTCTGTT CCCAAATCATTCAGCCTCTCTAATCCCTCTTCACCAAAATCACCTTCCAGCTTCTCATTTCTCAAAGCCACTTTGCGCTTATCCAAA AATCGATGTGGAATATGTACACAGAGTGTGAAAAGTGGACAAGGAACTGCAATTTTTACTGCAGAATGCTCCCATACTTTTCATTTTCCTTGCATATCAACTCACGTGACGAAGCAACCGTTGCACGTGTGTCCAGTTTGTGGTACGAACTGGAAGCAACTTCCGGTGCTTGCGAAGAAAACTGAAAACAGAGATTCAAGAAATTTCAAAGTATACAACGATGATGAACCTCTTCTTTCACCTGCTTCACTCTCTCGATTCAATCCTATTCCTGAATCGGAGAATGAAactgaagatgaagatgaaaatgAAAGTGTTGTTGAATTTCAAGGATTTAATGTTAATCCTGTTCGAAGCGTTTCGTCTTCTCCGGCGGTGATTAGGAGGAACCTTGAAGTGTCTTTGTTGCCGGAAACTGCTGTTGTTGCTGCTAATAGGAATTATGAGACGTATGTTGTTGTTTTGAAGTTGAAGCCTCCGGCGCCGGTACCGGCACCGGTGGCGGTGTCTCAGAAGGTTTCGCGGCGTCCTCCGGTGGATGTTGTTATTGTTCTTGACGTCGGTGGTGCTATGTCCGGTCAGAAGCTACGTTTGATGAAGAATGCTATGAGACTTGTGATTTCATCGATGAATGCTACCGATCGTCTCTCAATTGTAGCATTCTCCGGTGGATCGAAGAGGTTGTTACCGTTGAAGAGAATGACCGGCGGTGGTCAGAGATCTGCGCGTCGGATTGTGGAAGCACTTGCCGCGATTGATCAATCAAGAGAAGGCGTTCCGGCGAAGAACGATGCATTGAAAAAATCAGCAAAAGTTCTTGAGGATCGCCGTGAAAAAAATTCCGTCGCCTGTATCGTTGTTCTATCTGACATCGTCGATTCACGCGCCGTCAGTGCTTCGTTTCAGAAAATCTCTCTGGTTTCATCCACTCGTCTTTCAAACCTCGAAGTTCCAATTCACGCGGTTCGTTTTCCTAAAGATAGCGAGTGTAACAACGCGCCGCCTGATGAGTTACTGGCAAAATCAATTAACAGTTTATTAACCGTGGTAGCTCAAGATGTCAGGATTCAGTTAAAAATAGTTTCACGCGCGCGCCCGGTTGAGATTGCAGCAGTGTACTCACTCGCGGGTCGACCTGCACCACTCGGATCCGGTTCGATCCGAATAGGAGATTTATACGCTGAAGAAGAAAGAGAATTATTATTGGAGCTGAAAGTGCCAGCTGTTTCAGCTGGGTCCCATCATGTTTTAACTGTTTTATCTTCTTACCGTGACACAGTTACAAGTGAGATTCTGAATCCAGTTGAGCAGGCAATGCTAATTCCTCGGCCCCACACCGTTCGATCATCGAAAATCGAAGGGTTGAGAAACCTCCATGTCACCGTTCGAGCGGTAGCTGAGTCCTACCGGCTCGCTGATCATAGTGATATTGCGGGAGCACATCATTTACTTTCCTCGGCCCGAGCTCTTCTCTTGCAATCTAGCAAGCCGGTCGAGGAAGAGTATTTGCGTTGGCTTGAAGCCGAGCAAGCTGAGCTTCAGAAGCGCCGGCAGCAACAACGGGCCCAAAGTCAAAATCAAAGGCCGAGAACTACTTGCGCCGAAGAGAAATTGGAGCCACTTACGCCGACTTCGGCTTGGAGAGCAGCTGAGAGATTAGCTAAAGTTGCCATAATGAGAAAATCTATGAATAGAGTTAGTGATTTACATGGCTTTGAAAATGCAAGATTTTAG
- the LOC123903738 gene encoding E3 ubiquitin-protein ligase WAVH1-like isoform X1 has translation MVVGWRKAFCTSIPRDKNTEPKTITEKKKQPHCENSSTNHSPRISSKFGFFSNPSTPRCQSQPSSTGSSTLRCKTSIATTTCSVPTSPKLQCNNNLKTPKSFSLSNPSSPKSPSSFSFLKATLRLSKNRCGICTQSVKSGQGTAIFTAECSHTFHFPCISTHVTKQPLHVCPVCGTNWKQLPVLAKKTENRDSRNFKVYNDDEPLLSPASLSRFNPIPESENETEDEDENESVVEFQGFNVNPVRSVSSSPAVIRRNLEVSLLPETAVVAANRNYETYVVVLKLKPPAPVPAPVAVSQKVSRRPPVDVVIVLDVGGAMSGQKLRLMKNAMRLVISSMNATDRLSIVAFSGGSKRLLPLKRMTGGGQRSARRIVEALAAIDQSREGVPAKNDALKKSAKVLEDRREKNSVACIVVLSDIVDSRAVSASFQKISLVSSTRLSNLEVPIHAVRFPKDSECNNAPPDELLAKSINSLLTVVAQDVRIQLKIVSRARPVEIAAVYSLAGRPAPLGSGSIRIGDLYAEEERELLLELKVPAVSAGSHHVLTVLSSYRDTVTSEILNPVEQAMLIPRPHTVRSSKIEGLRNLHVTVRAVAESYRLADHSDIAGAHHLLSSARALLLQSSKPVEEEYLRWLEAEQAELQKRRQQQRAQSQNQRPRTTCAEEKLEPLTPTSAWRAAERLAKVAIMRKSMNRVSDLHGFENARF, from the exons ATGGTTGTTGGGTGGAGAAAAGCATTTTGCACATCAATTCCAAGAGACAAAAATACTGAACCAAAAACAAtaacagagaaaaaaaaacaaccacATTGTGAAAATTCATCAACCAATCATAGTCCTAGAATCAGTTCCAAGTTTGGTTTTTTCTCAAATCCATCAACACCAAGATGTCAATCTCAACCTTCTTCAACCGGTTCATCTACTCTTCGTTGTAAAACCTCAATAGCAACAACAACTTGTTCTGTTCCCACTAGTCCAAAACTCCAATGCAACAATAACCTCAAAACACCCAAATCATTCAGCCTCTCTAATCCCTCTTCACCAAAATCACCTTCCAGCTTCTCATTTCTCAAAGCCACTTTGCGCTTATCCAAA AATCGATGTGGAATATGTACACAGAGTGTGAAAAGTGGACAAGGAACTGCAATTTTTACTGCAGAATGCTCCCATACTTTTCATTTTCCTTGCATATCAACTCACGTGACGAAGCAACCGTTGCACGTGTGTCCAGTTTGTGGTACGAACTGGAAGCAACTTCCGGTGCTTGCGAAGAAAACTGAAAACAGAGATTCAAGAAATTTCAAAGTATACAACGATGATGAACCTCTTCTTTCACCTGCTTCACTCTCTCGATTCAATCCTATTCCTGAATCGGAGAATGAAactgaagatgaagatgaaaatgAAAGTGTTGTTGAATTTCAAGGATTTAATGTTAATCCTGTTCGAAGCGTTTCGTCTTCTCCGGCGGTGATTAGGAGGAACCTTGAAGTGTCTTTGTTGCCGGAAACTGCTGTTGTTGCTGCTAATAGGAATTATGAGACGTATGTTGTTGTTTTGAAGTTGAAGCCTCCGGCGCCGGTACCGGCACCGGTGGCGGTGTCTCAGAAGGTTTCGCGGCGTCCTCCGGTGGATGTTGTTATTGTTCTTGACGTCGGTGGTGCTATGTCCGGTCAGAAGCTACGTTTGATGAAGAATGCTATGAGACTTGTGATTTCATCGATGAATGCTACCGATCGTCTCTCAATTGTAGCATTCTCCGGTGGATCGAAGAGGTTGTTACCGTTGAAGAGAATGACCGGCGGTGGTCAGAGATCTGCGCGTCGGATTGTGGAAGCACTTGCCGCGATTGATCAATCAAGAGAAGGCGTTCCGGCGAAGAACGATGCATTGAAAAAATCAGCAAAAGTTCTTGAGGATCGCCGTGAAAAAAATTCCGTCGCCTGTATCGTTGTTCTATCTGACATCGTCGATTCACGCGCCGTCAGTGCTTCGTTTCAGAAAATCTCTCTGGTTTCATCCACTCGTCTTTCAAACCTCGAAGTTCCAATTCACGCGGTTCGTTTTCCTAAAGATAGCGAGTGTAACAACGCGCCGCCTGATGAGTTACTGGCAAAATCAATTAACAGTTTATTAACCGTGGTAGCTCAAGATGTCAGGATTCAGTTAAAAATAGTTTCACGCGCGCGCCCGGTTGAGATTGCAGCAGTGTACTCACTCGCGGGTCGACCTGCACCACTCGGATCCGGTTCGATCCGAATAGGAGATTTATACGCTGAAGAAGAAAGAGAATTATTATTGGAGCTGAAAGTGCCAGCTGTTTCAGCTGGGTCCCATCATGTTTTAACTGTTTTATCTTCTTACCGTGACACAGTTACAAGTGAGATTCTGAATCCAGTTGAGCAGGCAATGCTAATTCCTCGGCCCCACACCGTTCGATCATCGAAAATCGAAGGGTTGAGAAACCTCCATGTCACCGTTCGAGCGGTAGCTGAGTCCTACCGGCTCGCTGATCATAGTGATATTGCGGGAGCACATCATTTACTTTCCTCGGCCCGAGCTCTTCTCTTGCAATCTAGCAAGCCGGTCGAGGAAGAGTATTTGCGTTGGCTTGAAGCCGAGCAAGCTGAGCTTCAGAAGCGCCGGCAGCAACAACGGGCCCAAAGTCAAAATCAAAGGCCGAGAACTACTTGCGCCGAAGAGAAATTGGAGCCACTTACGCCGACTTCGGCTTGGAGAGCAGCTGAGAGATTAGCTAAAGTTGCCATAATGAGAAAATCTATGAATAGAGTTAGTGATTTACATGGCTTTGAAAATGCAAGATTTTAG
- the LOC123904295 gene encoding uncharacterized protein LOC123904295, with amino-acid sequence MSMLVNGSPTEDFVIGKGLRQGDPLSPFLFLLVVKGLSRLMRKAVDIGRFTGFKVTNDLHFHTLQFADDTVIVGEGNWDNLWALKTVLQSFEIVSGLNINFFKSKLYGINLDDSFLSTASAFLHCEVDIIPFRFLGILVGANPRRRSTWSPILESMKNRLNRWNGHNFSIGGRVTLINSAPKCVLQDLVAIQKKVLWGGGSDSKKNCLVTWDTNKSLYPNGSIADMGFWLNERWVWNFLWSEELPIEQQQAAADLQLLLFDVQPKNKPDGRRWIPNQSGEFSVNSAYSSLLSRGKRRINDEFLVDAIWRLWRNNVPSKISIFGWKFLLARLPTRAALAKKGSMKK; translated from the exons ATGTCAATGCTAGTAAACGGCAGTCCCACAGAGGACTTTGTTATTGGTAAAGGCTTGAGACAAGGTGATCCATTGTCCCCATTCTTATTCCTGCTAGTGGTCAAAGGGTTATCTCGTCTGATGAGGAAGGCAGTTGATATCGGCAGATTCACTGGTTTCAAGGTCACTAATGATTTGCATTTTCATACTCTCCAATTTGCGGATGATACTGTTATTGTAGGAGAGGGGAATTGGGACAATTTGTGGGCCTTAAAAACGGTTTTGCAGAGTTTCGAAATAGTATCAGGGTTGaatatcaattttttcaaaagcaaaCTTTACGGCATCAATTTAGATGATAGTTTCTTGTCTACTGCCTCTGCCTTCCTTCACTGTGAGGTGGATATTATTCCGTTCCGATTTCTTGGTATCCTAGTTGGTGCAAATCCTAGAAGAAGGTCGACGTGGTCACCCATATTGGAATCTATGAAGAATCGTCTCAATAGGTGGAATGGTCACAATTTCTCTATTGGAGGACGTGTCACACTCATAAATTCG gCACCTAAATGTGTATTACAAGATTTGGTGGCTatacaaaaaaaagttttatggGGTGGAGGTTCAGATTCGAAGAAAAATTGTTTGGTAACTTGGGACACAAACAAAT CTCTATATCCTAATGGTTCCATTGCTGACATGGGATTTTGGCTAAATGAAAGATGGGTGTGGAATTTTTTATGGTCCGAAGAATTACCAATAGAGCAGCAACAAGCAGCTGCAGACTTGCAGCTTTTGTTATTTGATGTGCAGCCTAAGAACAAGCCTGATGGGAGGAGGTGGATTCCTAATCAATCCGGCGAATTCTCGGTCAATTCGGCATATTCGTCATTGCTGAGTCGTGGCAAAAGGAGGATTAATGATGAGTTTTTAGTTGATGCAATTTGGAGGCTTTGGAGGAATAATGTTCCGTCGAAGATTAGCATATTTGGATGGAAATTCTTACTAGCAAGACTCCCCACGAGAGCGGCGTTGGCTAAGAAAG GGAGCATGAAGAAATGa